The following coding sequences are from one SAR324 cluster bacterium window:
- a CDS encoding ATP-binding cassette domain-containing protein: MLEVKGVSKHFDGVKALNDVSLHLNAGEVLALAGDNGAGKSTLIKVISGVHAPDTGVLTYMDQPLRTNSPLQARNLGIETIYQDLALADNLNVGANIFLGREPMKPFLGLTKVIDRQKMLQESRNVLHSLDIEIPESSLERPVRTLSGGQRQAIAISRAIYWNAKLLIMDEPTAALGVPEQRKVLELIAKLRSQQIGIIFISHNLNDIFAASDRILVLRQGHVVGESKISETSREKVVSQMVSG; the protein is encoded by the coding sequence ATGCTGGAAGTCAAAGGAGTCTCCAAGCACTTCGATGGTGTAAAAGCACTCAATGATGTCAGCCTTCATCTTAATGCAGGAGAAGTCCTAGCACTGGCTGGAGACAACGGTGCAGGCAAGTCCACATTGATCAAAGTTATTTCTGGAGTACATGCGCCCGATACAGGTGTCCTAACGTACATGGACCAACCTCTCCGTACCAATTCCCCACTACAAGCCCGCAACCTAGGAATCGAGACAATCTACCAAGATTTGGCATTGGCCGATAATCTGAATGTTGGTGCTAACATCTTTTTAGGAAGAGAACCAATGAAGCCTTTCTTGGGTCTAACTAAGGTTATTGATCGTCAAAAAATGCTTCAGGAATCAAGAAACGTCCTACACTCATTAGACATTGAAATCCCAGAAAGTTCTCTGGAAAGACCAGTCCGAACTTTATCAGGAGGGCAGCGACAAGCTATTGCAATCAGTCGTGCAATCTACTGGAATGCCAAGCTGCTCATTATGGACGAACCGACTGCAGCTCTGGGAGTGCCAGAGCAGCGCAAGGTACTGGAGCTAATTGCTAAGTTGCGCTCGCAGCAAATTGGCATCATCTTCATCTCACACAACCTGAATGACATTTTTGCAGCCTCTGACCGGATTCTTGTTCTGAGGCAGGGACATGTGGTTGGAGAGAGCAAGATCAGCGAAACTAGTCGAGAAAAAGTGGTCAGTCAAATGGTGTCTGGCTAA
- a CDS encoding ribose ABC transporter → MKLDAVRSIWPWLFLLSMSLFFEVWARLAYDASFLFNLFNIQSILTFATAPLLLGIGVTFVIIAGGIDLSIGFTMGFAAVVFATITASLGGQDPLVALSIGVIATMLLVMIPGMINGWLIAGLHIPPFIGTLGMYGVARGMGFIVADGVTVPVNNPILFQLGTTKVFGLIPVPVLIATIVVLIAHFVLSKTRFGQYTYAIGGNREAALRAGINVKRHTLLLYMIAAGFAGLAGLIYTGRFSAGAAQAGEPLLLDSIAAVFIGGASFFGGSGKIFGTVIGALVIAVIQFGLVFVDVEPFWQFLAVGIVIIVAVLVDQSRTRISNGGK, encoded by the coding sequence ATGAAACTGGATGCAGTCCGTTCGATTTGGCCTTGGCTATTTCTCCTTTCGATGTCGCTCTTTTTTGAGGTTTGGGCACGTCTCGCTTACGATGCATCCTTCCTGTTCAATCTCTTTAACATTCAAAGCATTCTGACTTTTGCCACAGCTCCATTGCTACTAGGGATTGGAGTGACTTTTGTGATTATTGCAGGAGGAATCGATCTTTCCATTGGATTCACAATGGGATTTGCAGCTGTGGTCTTTGCCACAATCACTGCTAGCCTCGGTGGACAAGATCCCCTCGTTGCTTTGTCCATTGGGGTTATTGCCACAATGCTACTAGTAATGATTCCTGGAATGATCAATGGTTGGTTGATTGCTGGACTCCACATTCCACCTTTCATTGGTACACTTGGAATGTATGGAGTTGCTCGAGGAATGGGATTTATCGTTGCAGATGGAGTAACCGTACCTGTGAATAACCCAATTCTTTTTCAGCTAGGCACTACCAAGGTTTTTGGATTGATACCTGTTCCAGTTCTCATTGCCACAATTGTCGTTCTCATTGCCCACTTTGTTTTGTCTAAAACCAGATTTGGCCAATACACCTACGCTATTGGAGGAAATCGAGAAGCCGCTCTACGAGCTGGAATCAATGTAAAGCGGCATACCTTACTGCTCTACATGATAGCTGCTGGTTTTGCTGGGCTAGCCGGATTGATCTATACAGGACGATTTTCTGCGGGAGCCGCCCAAGCTGGGGAACCTCTCCTGCTAGATTCAATTGCTGCAGTATTCATCGGTGGAGCTAGTTTTTTTGGTGGATCTGGCAAAATTTTTGGAACTGTCATTGGTGCCTTGGTGATTGCTGTGATCCAATTTGGATTGGTTTTTGTGGACGTAGAGCCTTTCTGGCAGTTTCTGGCTGTTGGGATAGTCATCATCGTAGCTGTATTGGTCGATCAGTCACGTACACGCATATCCAACGGAGGCAAATGA
- a CDS encoding ABC transporter substrate-binding protein, giving the protein MRKIGSAFRLLLCGFVLLALSSVVHAGGHKKLTIALIPGLTTDAFYITMRKGAELAAKGLGVELMFQGAPDFNPTLQVPVLNAVIAKKPDAILIAPTDKQQLISPLKAAHDAGILVVTVDTFIDDGNYQDGSGMGDFPMSYIASDNVLGGKMAARALAKAIGEKGKVYVSNVRPGISTTDQREEGFKMEIQNYPNITLLNTQYNDDDANKASAQLQAVAARNQDIAGVFGANLFSAIGAADGVKTLGKSGQIKVVAFDAPSRIVDDINSGLIDLAIAQHPAEIGYYGVMTAYAVLMKQSVPISIGTGFTVMDKSNISDPEISKYVYSD; this is encoded by the coding sequence ATGAGAAAGATTGGATCAGCATTCCGTCTGCTGCTCTGTGGTTTTGTGCTATTGGCACTATCCAGTGTGGTTCACGCTGGTGGTCACAAAAAACTCACCATTGCTCTGATTCCAGGGCTAACGACAGATGCCTTCTACATCACAATGCGCAAGGGTGCTGAACTAGCAGCAAAAGGCTTGGGAGTAGAATTGATGTTCCAGGGAGCTCCAGACTTCAACCCAACTCTGCAGGTACCTGTTCTCAACGCTGTGATCGCTAAGAAGCCAGATGCGATTCTGATTGCTCCAACAGACAAGCAGCAGCTGATTTCTCCGTTGAAGGCCGCCCATGATGCAGGAATCCTTGTTGTTACAGTCGATACCTTTATTGATGACGGCAACTATCAAGATGGTTCCGGAATGGGTGACTTTCCAATGTCCTACATTGCCTCTGACAATGTCCTAGGCGGCAAAATGGCAGCTCGAGCACTTGCCAAAGCCATTGGTGAGAAAGGAAAAGTCTATGTCTCCAACGTTCGGCCTGGTATTTCCACGACGGACCAACGAGAAGAAGGCTTCAAGATGGAAATTCAGAATTACCCCAATATCACTTTGCTGAACACTCAGTACAATGATGACGATGCGAACAAGGCCTCTGCTCAATTGCAGGCCGTTGCTGCTCGAAATCAAGATATTGCTGGGGTCTTCGGTGCAAATCTCTTCTCTGCAATTGGTGCTGCCGATGGGGTGAAAACCTTAGGTAAGAGCGGTCAAATCAAGGTTGTTGCTTTCGATGCACCATCTCGCATCGTGGATGATATCAACAGTGGTTTGATTGATTTAGCTATCGCACAGCATCCAGCAGAAATTGGCTACTATGGGGTGATGACAGCCTACGCAGTGCTGATGAAGCAGTCTGTGCCCATCTCCATTGGTACTGGCTTCACCGTGATGGATAAGTCCAATATCAGCGATCCTGAAATCAGCAAGTACGTTTACTCTGACTGA
- a CDS encoding carbohydrate ABC transporter permease, with protein sequence MKPSSIEFRDSLLSLLAITIVLFFIFPLYWGFSTSLRNPLDTFTVTGIGIPWLNFSPTLDNWVSQLKIVEMRNAVINSVVVSFSTSLLTLSLGVPAAYALARFRFKKISNKDLTVWFLSQRILPPVATVIPFYLTLQFLNLLDTRTGLILINTTFTLPFAVVIMRQAFVDLPVELEEACLMDGANYFTTFSKIALPLCTPALSATALIIFAFTWNELLFSLVISSKNAITIPMFISGSFESRGVQFWFLSVRTMIAMSIPILIALLAQRYIVRGLTLGAVKG encoded by the coding sequence ATGAAGCCCAGTTCAATTGAATTTCGGGACTCCCTCCTATCGCTACTAGCCATTACGATTGTACTGTTTTTCATCTTCCCGCTCTACTGGGGATTCTCGACAAGTCTGCGGAATCCACTGGATACCTTTACTGTCACGGGCATTGGCATCCCTTGGCTGAATTTTTCTCCTACTCTCGATAACTGGGTTTCCCAATTAAAAATAGTGGAAATGCGCAACGCTGTGATCAATAGCGTGGTAGTTTCCTTCTCAACTTCTCTGCTGACGCTTTCTCTGGGAGTTCCTGCTGCCTATGCTTTGGCTCGCTTCCGCTTTAAGAAAATTTCTAACAAGGATCTAACTGTCTGGTTTCTCTCTCAACGGATCCTTCCTCCAGTTGCCACGGTCATCCCATTTTACCTGACTCTTCAGTTCCTAAACCTCCTGGACACTCGAACTGGATTGATTCTGATCAACACTACTTTCACACTGCCCTTTGCCGTAGTGATCATGAGACAAGCTTTCGTGGACTTGCCCGTTGAGTTGGAAGAAGCTTGTTTGATGGACGGAGCCAACTACTTCACCACTTTTTCTAAAATCGCTCTGCCTCTCTGCACACCTGCATTGTCTGCCACTGCACTGATTATCTTTGCCTTTACCTGGAACGAGCTCTTGTTCTCACTGGTGATCAGTAGCAAGAACGCCATCACCATTCCGATGTTCATTTCTGGTTCGTTTGAGTCACGAGGAGTACAATTCTGGTTCCTCAGTGTACGGACCATGATCGCTATGTCGATTCCCATACTGATTGCACTTCTCGCACAGCGCTATATTGTCCGAGGCCTGACTTTGGGTGCCGTCAAAGGTTAG
- the ugpC gene encoding sn-glycerol-3-phosphate ABC transporter ATP-binding protein UgpC, with protein MAEVKLRGVKKSFDEVEVIHGVDLEIKDQEFVVFVGPSGCGKSTLLRMIAGLEDITAGEIYIGNTYVNDLHPADRGAAMVFQSYALYPHMSVRENIGFGLKLNKVPKAEIQRKVAEAAKILKIEELLERRPAQLSGGQRQRVAIGRTIVREPSVFLFDEPLSNLDAALRVQMRMELEKLHASLKTTMIYVTHDQVEAMTMADRIFILNDGYVEQVGTPLELYRKPTNIFVAGFIGSPKMNFLSVKVLQIEGQQIILQLPGEDQMQLQRENINFQVGDILTLGIRPEHLELEQTKDCSLSATVDIIERLGNETYIYANDASDNLLTVVGDGELDVSPKEKIKIHFTTDHCHLFGRDDKSIQ; from the coding sequence GTGGCTGAAGTAAAACTGCGCGGTGTAAAAAAGTCTTTTGATGAAGTGGAGGTGATCCACGGAGTTGATCTGGAGATCAAGGACCAGGAATTTGTCGTTTTTGTTGGTCCTTCCGGATGTGGCAAGTCGACTCTGCTACGGATGATTGCTGGCTTGGAAGACATCACTGCGGGTGAAATCTATATCGGTAACACCTATGTCAACGATCTGCACCCAGCAGATCGTGGAGCAGCAATGGTCTTTCAGTCCTATGCACTCTATCCACACATGAGCGTACGAGAAAATATCGGTTTCGGTCTCAAGCTGAACAAAGTACCCAAGGCAGAAATTCAGCGCAAAGTCGCTGAGGCAGCAAAAATTCTAAAGATTGAGGAACTACTAGAGCGTCGTCCTGCGCAGCTTTCTGGCGGACAGCGTCAACGAGTGGCAATTGGCCGGACCATCGTCCGTGAACCGAGCGTCTTCCTGTTTGATGAGCCACTCTCGAATCTCGACGCTGCACTACGGGTGCAGATGCGGATGGAGTTGGAAAAGCTACACGCCAGTCTCAAGACCACCATGATCTATGTGACGCATGATCAGGTAGAGGCAATGACGATGGCTGACCGGATCTTTATTCTCAACGATGGCTACGTGGAGCAGGTGGGAACTCCTTTGGAACTGTACCGCAAACCCACAAACATTTTTGTTGCTGGTTTCATTGGTTCTCCCAAGATGAACTTCCTATCTGTCAAGGTTCTACAAATCGAAGGGCAACAGATCATACTTCAGTTGCCCGGCGAAGATCAGATGCAGCTGCAACGAGAGAACATCAATTTTCAGGTAGGTGATATCCTGACCCTTGGAATCCGACCAGAGCACCTCGAATTGGAGCAGACCAAGGACTGTTCCTTGTCCGCCACAGTGGACATAATTGAAAGGCTAGGTAACGAAACCTACATCTACGCTAATGATGCTAGTGATAATTTACTGACTGTTGTTGGGGATGGTGAACTGGATGTTTCCCCCAAGGAGAAAATCAAAATTCACTTCACGACCGATCACTGTCACCTGTTTGGTCGTGATGATAAGTCCATTCAATGA
- a CDS encoding carbohydrate ABC transporter permease, whose product MKPKQNQYPLKYSIYSLIAVVAAMIFFFPIYWAFSTSLRNPLDTFTVSGFGIPFLNFEPTLTNWVDQLATEEARKAVYNSTVIAVFASILALALGIPAAYALARFRFKTISNKDLTIWFLSQRVLPPVATVVPFYLIMQFLNLLDTQLALILINATFVLPFVVVIVRQTFLDLPIELEEAAFMDGARNYGAFLRVALPLAAPAIAATGLIMFAFTWNEFLFAITLSSKEVITIPIHMAGAVDTRGVQFWFMAVRAMIAMIPPVLIALLAQRYIVQGLTLGAVKG is encoded by the coding sequence ATGAAGCCCAAGCAGAACCAGTACCCTCTCAAGTATTCGATCTACTCTCTGATTGCTGTGGTTGCAGCAATGATCTTCTTCTTTCCAATCTATTGGGCCTTCTCGACGAGTCTGCGGAATCCACTAGACACATTTACCGTCTCCGGTTTTGGGATCCCCTTCCTGAATTTTGAACCCACTCTCACCAACTGGGTAGATCAACTGGCCACAGAGGAAGCTCGAAAAGCGGTCTACAATAGTACAGTCATCGCTGTTTTCGCTTCTATTCTGGCGTTGGCGCTAGGAATCCCTGCAGCTTATGCACTGGCCCGCTTTCGCTTCAAGACGATCTCCAACAAGGATCTGACCATTTGGTTTCTATCACAGCGTGTACTCCCCCCTGTAGCAACGGTGGTCCCATTCTACCTGATCATGCAGTTTCTGAATCTGTTGGATACACAGCTAGCGCTAATCCTAATCAACGCCACCTTTGTGCTACCGTTCGTAGTCGTGATTGTGCGTCAGACCTTTCTGGATTTGCCTATTGAGTTGGAAGAGGCCGCCTTCATGGATGGAGCCCGAAACTATGGAGCTTTTCTGCGTGTTGCTTTGCCCTTGGCAGCTCCAGCGATAGCCGCAACTGGTTTGATTATGTTCGCTTTCACTTGGAATGAGTTTCTCTTTGCCATCACTCTGAGCAGCAAAGAGGTGATCACTATCCCGATTCACATGGCTGGTGCAGTTGATACGCGGGGAGTCCAGTTCTGGTTCATGGCTGTTCGGGCAATGATTGCGATGATTCCACCCGTTCTGATCGCCTTATTGGCACAACGCTATATTGTTCAAGGCCTCACCTTGGGGGCTGTAAAAGGATGA
- a CDS encoding sugar ABC transporter permease, whose amino-acid sequence MNVSREKIPMLDASGNAVLDAKGNPRTKIKINREKISTWTNIGFTNFKRLIEDPQVHSAIKVTSIFVLVAVPSQLVLGILLALLFNQRLWARSFLRAVMLLPIFATPLAVGYLFFTIFYEEGGPLGFLGVPFLSHPDWALFSVILVDIWQWTPFCFLVFLAALQGIPNELMEAAKMESKSKWGLFTNIIFPMLTPTIVIVLLLRLAEAIKLFDIPFALTGGGPGVATQSMSFLAFRTGLRYFDLGYASALSYCLLIIVMIIVTLFFRKLRQSYA is encoded by the coding sequence GTAAGTCGTGAGAAGATTCCGATGTTGGATGCAAGTGGAAACGCTGTTTTGGATGCGAAAGGCAACCCTAGGACTAAGATAAAAATTAACAGAGAAAAGATCTCAACCTGGACAAATATTGGATTCACTAATTTCAAGCGATTGATAGAAGATCCACAAGTTCACTCTGCTATAAAAGTTACTTCAATTTTTGTTTTAGTTGCAGTCCCATCACAATTAGTATTAGGAATTTTGCTAGCTCTTCTATTCAATCAGCGTCTCTGGGCAAGGTCGTTCCTCAGGGCCGTCATGCTCCTGCCAATTTTTGCTACTCCCCTTGCCGTGGGCTATCTATTTTTCACTATTTTCTATGAAGAAGGAGGGCCACTCGGTTTCTTAGGAGTGCCCTTCCTCTCTCACCCAGATTGGGCCTTATTCTCAGTTATTCTAGTTGATATCTGGCAATGGACGCCTTTCTGTTTTCTAGTTTTTCTGGCCGCACTACAAGGCATCCCCAATGAGTTGATGGAAGCTGCCAAAATGGAGAGTAAGTCCAAGTGGGGTTTGTTCACCAATATCATCTTCCCAATGCTGACCCCCACCATTGTCATTGTGCTACTATTGCGCCTTGCAGAGGCCATCAAACTCTTTGATATACCGTTTGCCCTGACGGGAGGAGGTCCAGGAGTTGCCACACAGTCTATGTCATTTTTAGCCTTCAGAACTGGTTTACGTTACTTTGACCTCGGCTACGCTTCGGCATTGTCATACTGTTTGCTGATTATTGTGATGATCATAGTGACCCTCTTCTTCAGAAAATTGCGACAGAGTTACGCATAA